The following are from one region of the Coffea eugenioides isolate CCC68of chromosome 2, Ceug_1.0, whole genome shotgun sequence genome:
- the LOC113761032 gene encoding LOB domain-containing protein 38-like has translation MSCNGCRILRKGCNENCILRQSLQGIGSPQAQANATVFVAKFFGRAGLMSFLSAVPEPQRPALFQSLLYEACGRTVNPVSGVVGLLWTGNWQLCQSAVETVLRGGVLRPMMNLPSEPQEAVDHDDASEASRLCLNLSAALPARVTAGGRVKRRSATPEESETSTMESCYDYTASNCYQNLKGGEGTKLLRLFF, from the exons ATGAGTTGTAACGGATGCCGAATACTAAGAAAGGGCTGCAACGAAAACTGCATACTACGACAGAGTTTACAGGGGATTGGGAGCCCTCAAGCTCAAGCTAATGCCACAGTTTTTGTCGCCAAATTCTTCGGCCGCGCCGGTCTCATGTCCTTCCTCTCCGCCGTCCCTGAACCCCAAAGACCAG CCTTGTTTCAATCGCTGCTATATGAAGCTTGTGGGAGGACCGTGAACCCAGTAAGTGGAGTGGTGGGGCTACTGTGGACCGGCAACTGGCAGCTGTGCCAGTCTGCAGTGGAGACGGTTCTCCGTGGCGGAGTTTTGCGGCCGATGATGAATCTTCCTTCCGAACCTCAAGAAGCTGTGGACCATGATGATGCGTCGGAGGCGAGCCGTCTGTGTCTTAACTTGTCGGCTGCGTTGCCGGCCAGAGTGACGGCAGGCGGGAGAGTGAAGAGGAGGTCGGCCACACCGGAGGAGTCCGAAACCTCCACTATGGAGAGCTGCTATGATTATACTGCTAGTAATTGTTATCAAAATCTAAAAGGCGGAGAAGGAACAAAGCTTCTTAGACTCTTTTTTTGA
- the LOC113762334 gene encoding BTB/POZ domain-containing protein NPY2, with amino-acid sequence MKFMKLGSKPDSFQTDGNNVRYVASELATDIVVNVGDIKFYLHKFPLLSKSSHLQKLVASADDGNDEVNIHDIPGGPVVFEICAKFCYGMTVTLNAYNVVAARCAAEYLGMHETVEKGNLIYKVEVFLNSSIFRSWKDSIIVLQTTKSLLPLSEELKLSSHCIDAISSKASGDVSKVDWSYTYNRKKLPEENGNDPTWNGVRSRTVPKDWWVEDLCDLEIDLYKRVIVSITNKGIVPHEVIGEALKAYAVRKLPGFGKGGIQCGDVSKARTVLDAIVCLLPAERGSVSCGFLLKLLKASILADLGEMPKRELVKRIGQQLEEASVSDLLIPSQNGETTIYDVCVVQQILKEFMMQEANAATEGDEIQEARKPGILSEASKLMVAKLVDGYLAEIAKDPHLPLSLFVDLAEMVSSISRPAHDGLYRAIDMFLKVHPGISKSERKRICRLMDCKKLSVDACMHAVQNERLPLRVVVQVLFFEQVRAAASSGSSTPDLPKVLKDLNSASHGSSRTATTNTEEDWDAVASAEELRALKGELAALRLGNGSISERNGGDSRSHNNDRAAISKMKSLLMSKKIFSKIWSSKGGGQGENSGSDSSESLGSANLEEAKSTPSRRGRHSVS; translated from the exons ATATGTAGCTTCTGAGTTGGCCACTGATATTGTTGTCAATGTGGGGGATATTAAGTTCTATCTACATAAG TTTCCTCTTCTGTCAAAGAGCTCCCATCTACAAAAATTGGTTGCCAGTGCCGATGATGGAAATGATGAAGTCAATATTCATGACATTCCCGGCGGGCCTGTTGTGTTTGAAATATGTGCCAAATTTTGTTATGGTATGACTGTTACCTTGAATGCTTACAACGTTGTTGCGGCACGTTGTGCTGCAGAATACCTAGGAATGCATGAGACAGTTGAGAAAGGTAATCTCATCTACAAGGTTGAGGTTTTCCTCAATTCTAGCATTTTCCGAAGCTGGAAGGATTCTATAATTGTTCTTCAGACTACAAAATCTCTACTACCTCTATCTGAGGAGCTGAAGTTGTCCAGCCACTGCATTGATGCCATATCTTCCAAGGCATCCGGTGATGTTTCCAAGGTGGACTGGTCCTACACCTATAACAGGAAAAAGCTTCCGGAGGAAAATGGGAATGACCCTACCTGGAATGGTGTTAGAAGCAGAACGGTGCCTAAAGATTGGTGGGTTGAGGATTTGTGTGACCTTGAAATAGATTTATATAAACGTGTCATTGTTAGTATAACAAACAAAGGCATAGTTCCTCATGAAGTAATTGGGGAAGCACTGAAAGCTTATGCTGTGAGAAAGTTACCGGGCTTTGGCAAAGGTGGAATCCAGTGTGGTGATGTATCCAAGGCTCGGACAGTATTGGATGCCATTGTGTGTCTTTTGCCTGCAGAAAGAGGCAGTGTCTCTTGTGGTTTCCTGCTAAAGTTGTTAAAAGCATCCATTTTGGCTGATTTAGGGGAAATGCCAAAAAGAGAGTTGGTTAAAAGAATAGGGCAGCAACTGGAGGAGGCTTCTGTCAGTGATCTCCTGATTCCATCCCAAAATGGGGAAACAACAATCTATGATGTTTGTGTAGTCCAGCAGATACTCAAGGAATTTATGATGCAAGAAGCGAATGCTGCAACCGAAGGAGATGAGATTCAGGAGGCTAGAAAGCCTGGGATTTTATCTGAAGCTTCAAAATTGATGGTTGCAAAGCTTGTTGATGGTTACCTTGCTGAAATTGCAAAGGACCCTCATCTACCTTTGTCGTTGTTTGTTGATCTTGCTGAGATGGTTTCCAGTATTTCTCGGCCTGCTCATGATGGTCTTTATCGTGCAATAGACATGTTTCTAAAG GTGCACCCTGGCATCAGTAAGAGTGAGAGGAAGAGAATTTGCAGGCTGATGGACTGCAAGAAGCTCTCTGTtgatgcatgcatgcatgctgTGCAAAATGAGAGACTTCCCTTGCGTGTAGTGGTACAGGTGCTCTTTTTTGAGCAAGTAAGAGCTGCTGCATCATCTGGAAGCAGCACTCCTGATCTACCCAAAGTTCTTAAAGACCTTAACAGTGCTTCCCATGGGAGCTCAAGAACAGCAACAACTAATACAGAAGAAGATTGGGATGCCGTAGCATCAGCTGAAGAGCTCAGGGCTTTAAAGGGGGAGCTCGCTGCATTAAGATTGGGGAATGGATCCATCAGTGAGAGAAATGGTGGAGATAGTAGGAGTCATAATAATGACAGGGCTGCCATTAGTAAAATGAAAAGTTTGCTTATGTCGAAGAAAATATTCTCAAAAATCTGGTCTAGCAAAGGAGGAGGACAGGGGGAGAACAGTGGATCAGACTCATCAGAGAGTCTTGGTTCCGCCAATCTTGAAGAGGCAAAATCAACTCCTTCAAGGAGGGGAAGGCACTCAGTTTCTTAA